From the Polaribacter tangerinus genome, the window CTTCCAGTAGGCTAACACTTTAAAAATATATTCCTTAACATCTATGTTAACAGTAGTGTTATTTTCTGATGATGGATTGTTCATTATATTATAAATTTCTTGCTAAAATAAGAGTTGTAGTAATGAGTGTTAAAACAGAAACTGCCGATGACAAGCTTTGTAAAGCTGTGGTTCCTGTACCCCAAGATTTTTGCTTTAACGGATTGATGTTGATGATATCATTAGATTTTATAAAAAAATTACTAGATGTTAACACATCAATATCTGTTAAATCCAAACTAAACTTTTCTACCCCATTTGGTGTCTTCCTGTATATTTCTACAGCTTTTCTATTTCCTAAATCGGTTATTCCTCCAGATTCTGCAATTACATCTACTATAGATAAACGATTTTGCAAAATAATACGTGTTCCAGGACTATTAATTTCACCAATAATAGTATATCTAATTCCAGACAACTTTACATCAACAAATAAACTTTCGTCGTTCTTTAAAAAGTCTTTTCTAAGCTTATTCTCAATTTTCTTTCTCACATCTGAGGTTGTATAACCAAGCACATTAATTTCTCCTAATGTTGGTATTCTAATGTTTCCATAAGAATCTATACTATAATCTAAAAAATAAGGCTGATTATTTAATTGACCTCCAGCTAAATTTCCACTATTACCATTTTTCTGAAAAGCATCTACTGCTTTTTCATTGTTAGAGTTAATTCGAATATTTAACATATCTCCAACTTGAAGTCTGTAAGGGGTATTGTCTACTCTTTTTACAATAGTAGAAGCCTTAGATTTTCCCTGAAAATAAGTTAAGTCTTTGTTAGATATACAAGACGTTAAACAGAAAATTGCGGCTATAATGTATAGGTATTTTTTTATCATGAATTTTTGTTATAACAAGCACAAATATACTTTTTATAAGTCTAATGCTATAATTTTATTTTATTTTCGTTTTTTTAATATAAATCCTAATGCTTTATCAACAAAGAAAATACATCAACTTTTTATTCAAATCTACCAATCATCATGGTGTTCACTCACCATTTATATTTAATTTTATTACTAAGTCTCTTTACAAAAAAACAAACAAAAAAAGTTGGCAGCTATTTACAAAACATAAACACAAACTATTAGACAATAAAAAATTTATTGAAGTCACAGATTTTGGCTCAGGATCAAAAATATTTAAAAGCAATCTTCGACAAGTAGCAAAAATTGCCAAAATTGCAGGTATTTCTAATAAGAAAGGAAAAATACTCTTAAAAATTATAAACTATTTTAAGCCGAATGCCATATTAGAAATAGGTACATCGCTTGGATTAGCAACTGCTGTAATGAAAATAGCACACCCAAGTACAATAATAACAACATTAGAAGGTTGCCCAGAAACAAGTAAAGTTGCCGACGCATATTTTACTAAAAGTAACTTTAATTCGATAACTATTGTAACCGGAAATTTTAATAAAACACTCGCTAAAGTTGTTAAAGACAAACAATACGATTGTATTTATTTCGATGGAAATCACACAAAAAAAGCAACAATTAATTATTTTGAAACCTGTTTAGAAAGTGCTCATAATAATTCACTTTTTATTTTTGATGATATTTATTGGAATTCTGAAATGCAAGAAGCTTGGCAAGAAATAAAAAACAACAATAAAGTAAGTGTAACTTTAGATTTATTTTACTTCGGAATTGTATTTTTTAGAAAAGAGCAAGCAAAAGAAGATTTTAAAATACGTATTTAAAAAACGTTCTAGATTAAGAAACAACAAAATTGTTAAAACTTACTAATTATAAGTCAAAGCAGTTTTAATCTTTGTAAATTTGATACTTAATTTATTGGCAAACTAAAAATGAAAATATACACAAAAACGGGCGATTCTGGAACTACAGCATTATTTGGAGGAACTCGAGTAAAAAAACACAATTTAAGAATAGAAAGCTACGGTACAGTCGATGAACTAAATGCCTATATTGGGTTAATTAAAGACCAAAAAATTGCAGAAAAAATAAAAAACGACTTGCTAATAATACAACACGATCTTTTTACACTTGGTGCTATGTTAGCAACCCCACCAGAAAAAGAAACGCTTAAATCTGGCAAAGAGCGATTAAATATTCCAAAAATAAATGAAAATTCTATTTTGTTTTTGGAACAACAAATAGACAACATGGAAGAATCACTTCCTCAAATGACACATTTTATATTACCTGGAGG encodes:
- a CDS encoding O-methyltransferase; this translates as MLYQQRKYINFLFKSTNHHGVHSPFIFNFITKSLYKKTNKKSWQLFTKHKHKLLDNKKFIEVTDFGSGSKIFKSNLRQVAKIAKIAGISNKKGKILLKIINYFKPNAILEIGTSLGLATAVMKIAHPSTIITTLEGCPETSKVADAYFTKSNFNSITIVTGNFNKTLAKVVKDKQYDCIYFDGNHTKKATINYFETCLESAHNNSLFIFDDIYWNSEMQEAWQEIKNNNKVSVTLDLFYFGIVFFRKEQAKEDFKIRI
- a CDS encoding polysaccharide biosynthesis/export family protein — its product is MIKKYLYIIAAIFCLTSCISNKDLTYFQGKSKASTIVKRVDNTPYRLQVGDMLNIRINSNNEKAVDAFQKNGNSGNLAGGQLNNQPYFLDYSIDSYGNIRIPTLGEINVLGYTTSDVRKKIENKLRKDFLKNDESLFVDVKLSGIRYTIIGEINSPGTRIILQNRLSIVDVIAESGGITDLGNRKAVEIYRKTPNGVEKFSLDLTDIDVLTSSNFFIKSNDIININPLKQKSWGTGTTALQSLSSAVSVLTLITTTLILARNL
- a CDS encoding cob(I)yrinic acid a,c-diamide adenosyltransferase → MKIYTKTGDSGTTALFGGTRVKKHNLRIESYGTVDELNAYIGLIKDQKIAEKIKNDLLIIQHDLFTLGAMLATPPEKETLKSGKERLNIPKINENSILFLEQQIDNMEESLPQMTHFILPGGHQAVSFCHVARCVCRRAERLTVALNDDETLNEAILMYLNRLSDYLFVLARKLSKDLGVEEIKWIPTKK